Within Trichoderma atroviride chromosome 2, complete sequence, the genomic segment ATCGTAGTTGCGTAATGCGGCACAATGTTTTATGATGAAGTGGCAGGCTCCTCACTAACGACTTCATGAGATAGCTAACACGATGCCGTGCCGATGATGTGTGCAAAGTGATTCGCTCTTCCCCCCACGCTCTGATCCGGGGCAACGGCTGGTGGTCTTTTATACTTGGCGTGTGCAGAATCTGGGCCGAGGGCTGGAAACGCCGAAAAAAGGCGACTTCGGGGGCGTGTGTGAGTGACGAAGGTGGTGGTGTGACGGCGTCTGTCGCTCTCTGGCCTGGTTCTTGGCTGGGTTCCCCGTAGCATGGCGCGCAGCCCCATGGCCAACTAACAGCCATCAGAGTTTTCCTTCCCCTGGGAGGCGAAATTCTTGGTCATCCTGGCCATGTGCCACTGCCTCGCTTTGCGTGCAAGTGGGTTGTTAGCGCGAGGTACGGCAGGCCACCCGGGGCGCCATTGGGGCCAGGATGGACTGGGACTAACGCGTGCGAAAACCGGGCTTGACGTACGACGGCTGCGTATCACCAGCAGATCATGTGGCCGGTGCGGATTCATCGCCCATCTCTGTCTGGTCGCTTGCGTCGGGGATGGACGTCCTCGTTCAAGCTTCTCGCGGGGTGTGCCGGATGGCCTGATGCCTCTCGAGACGTCTCGCCAGCGGTGCTGCGGCCGGGAATGGTGGCAAGACAAGGCCGAGATGGGATCACCGGGGGCAATCTGCTACCTGCGCGCAACATCAGTGGCCCCGGCCGCATAGAGATCTTGTCAGTCCCCGGCCATTCATCCAGCCATCCACACTCTTGCTCAGGTATCACCAGCATATTGACGGGCCGGCCGTACTGCGGATGCTGCGCAGTCTCTGCATGCGGATTGGCCGTTGCAATTCCTGCCGACGTTCTCGATCCAAGGATGCCACCATTCTCCATGCACATCTGATGTCGCAGAATTGTCTCGAACGTCCATCGCTGCTCCCGGGCGGTACTGCCGCAGGCAGCAAGATGtggtttcttctcttctcatttctccTTGTCGAGTCTCTTGTTGCCCTACGCAAGAGCTGCTCCGCCCCCTCACCCGATCCTCTCCGCAATCCCTTCGAGACCCTGAAATCTTGTATCACATCGTTGCCTGAACCGACAAAAGATGGCACGCCTCATGTCAGCGAAGATGGGCGCCCAGAGACCAACGCCGTCgctctccagcatctcacTTCTCTATCTGGCATAAAAAGGCCCCTTTGCCGGAGATGATCCCGATCTTCGGTGGGGTTTTGGAGCTGTTAGCAGTCCGAGCCGTCGTCGCTGCGACTCCACACGGCGCTGCAAGCTTAGCATCATAGCGGAGACGGAGGCTTGAGGGGACCCTGAATGACCTCGAGGAGCTGCTCGAAATGAGGCTTTGTGGGAAACTTGCACCTGTAAAGTTTGTATCACGTAGCTTGTCGATTTTGACGAGGCAAAGGCTTGGATAATGGTGGAGGGTGGAAACCCCTCTATTCTTAAGCAgatgtgaagaagaacaaaaagcgCTTTGCCCAGCGGTGTACCGGGCAGAGGTCAGGTGCGGCTGATCGCGTGGCACGTCCATTCCTGCTACTTCTTCTCCCTGCATGTGCTGGCGCAGAACGAGCATCGTGAAGGGTTAGCAGTGGTGTTTAACGGCAGCACGCTAAATTAACGGCCCTGTAGCTGCATACATTGCGCGCATTGTAGGCATCGTGATGGCAATGAGTTGGGCATGAAGAAGTAACCAACAATACGATTATGCACTTGTAGTGGAATATACTGGCGGCTAATGACccggcctttgccttgtttgatACATACCTACTACTTGCGCAGGCAAGGCCATATAATTGCGAAAGGTTACCTGCGTGGTGAGATGATCTTGGCTAGAGCTACAATATCTCATCAGTGCCTATATCAGCCTAGCAGGTTCCTCCGAAATCGGGAGGTTGCCGCTTTCTGCATGATGCGTCGAGCATCTCATCGCAAAGAAACTTTGGAGAGTGAATTGCAATTTCATACTATCCATCTTTCCTTTGTAGGAGCTGTAggagctgccagagctgtaggagctgccagagctgtaggagctgccagagctgTAGGAGAGATATAGTTGCCATATAAACGCTACCATTGTGTAGCTGACATTTACCAAGACTCGACAAAGACCGCCAAATGCTTCGCTCAAACAGCATCTTAGGGGTCGACTGGTGGGAGAATgcactttttcttcttttatgGTGGCTGGTATTTCAGCAGCTATTAGCGGACAGCTTGGACAAAATGCCAACATTGAATAATTGTGTTaaagtgtaaaaaaaagattaataagcttaaatgACAATCGACTCCATAGGTATCCTTAGCTTGTTCTTCCATGCTATGTTTAGTTGCTCATCCCGTCGCAGCATCCCGTCGCTTGATGTGCAAGTATTCCAGCAAAGGAGCACATCACAGACGAACACATGGCAGCAGAATTGGTTCTCCTAAACCACCACACGTCTATACAAGTGCAATTGGCCCAGACCTGACTCGCCAGATGCTCATCATCCAAAAGCCAATGCTTGTTCCATCGAGATGTGGACGAGAGACTTGGTCCATCACTtgtcctctctctcctccttctcccctcttcaAACAGCGATCCAAATCAGCATGATAACCACGTCCATGCCCTTGCCCTCGCCTCCGTCAAACTTGAAGGTCCACATgccgtccttcttctcgtcccAGTATGCGCCAGTTGCGCTGTGCATTCCTCGTCTGCCGACATGTGGCTTGCCGTCCGTAGCGGTGGCTTCCGTGCTCGTCGACACATGAGGCTCCTCGGACTTGGTGTCGGTGCCACCGCGGGACTTGTTCAGCGCGGACGTGGGGACCAGGTGCTGGACAATGGTGCTGTTGCAAGCAAACTTGTATGAGGGGGGCGCCATTGGGGCCTTGAGGAGTGGCCTCGGAGATGAGCGCCTTTAGCATTGAGCTCTGTTGTCGAATAAGTCAGTCAACGGCCGTACAGAAGGATATCTAGGCTTTTGAGTTGAGGTATCTGCCATACAATGATGGTTGAATTCCATTGCTCCGTCTTTGCGTGGTCGTAGAATTCCGCACTGCCGATAGCGTTGTTGCACACCTTGAATTCATGTTAGCGGCGCGAGCTCCTGATAGCTTGCAAGTTAGGGGGGGATGAGAGCGGCAGCAACATACATCTGTGGCGATCTGCTTAAGTCGGTTGAAGGGCACGGGCTATCTTCCCCATCAGTATGTCTCACAATTAACCCCTCTTGGAGCTTTTAAAGTTTTTGTAGCCGTACCGGGGTAGCCATCTTGGAGAGTTGGCTGGTGAGCGTTTAGGGGGGAGTGAGGCTGCAAACAGGAACGATGCGACGAGAACAAGTGAGGAACCGCTGTAGCTTCGTAGGAGACGCCAATGATAGAAGATACTGCTTGTGCGAGACCGCAATCTGAGATTAGCCAACCATTGACAGCGAGTCCAACTCGTTTCAGCGATGATCCAACGTACCTGTGCCACGATGCTTGTTGCTATTGTGCTTCCGGCCGCGAACAGGTTGCTTCGTTCGCCCTGCGTTGGCTTTTCCCCTTTTGGCACAGGCAAAACCGCGCCTCCAGCGGCTGAGCTTTGCACGTGACCATGCCAAGGTAGGTTCCCAAGTACTACCGCTATTGTAGACCACTGGCACTAGAAGCCCACGTGCTCGTTGTCCAGCTCCCCAGGAGCCAAAGGCGGCCTGCAGAGGTGGAGCCTTGCCGGCAGCGACCTCCATAGCTTTCGCTTGCAGATACTGCCGGCTCATCCACCCGAaatcttgctttttttcttctctttctccttaTCGCAACACCTAATTCTATCGCGGGAGAAAAACAACTCACGTTGTTTCTTCAAAGCTTCAATCGCCTCCGTTTCTATTCTCCTCACGTGTCGCGTCATCTTCCAGCGACTCTGATTTGCCAGCGAGCCTCGCGTAGAAGCATCTCTAGCTCTACTCCTAGAGCGTCATCATTATCCAAACTAGCGGCAGTTCGAGCCTCCTGGGACAAAAAACCTTGCTTCTTCACGTTCGCTTCTTTCAAGATCACAAtgtcttctcagcctcttcttcaaactGCTCCTGGTAAGTAGCAGTAGTCTACTCAACGCCCCCCCCTACAATCTGCACGCGTGCCAATTGCTCATCAATTCAACTAGGCAAGCGCATTGCTCTGCCCACTCGAGTCGAGCCCAaggtcttcttcgccaacgAGCGTACGTTTCTGTCATGGCTCAACTTCAccgtcatcctcggcgccCTGGCCATCGGCATGCTCAACTTTGGCGACCGAGTGTCTTTCATCTCagcctttctcttcaccGGCGTGGCCATGCTGACGATGATTTACGCCTTGGTCACATATCACTGGAGAGCAAAGTCTATACGAGTGAGAGGGCAGGCGGGCTTCGACGACCGATTTGGCCCTaccttcttggccatcatcCTCCTGCTGGCCGTTATTGTCAACTTTGTTTTGAGGATTATGGATCAgtcgaagaagcaaaagggcaaCCCCGCCTACTAAACGCTGGTCTTTCTATTATAAGATATGGGGTTTTAAAATCAACAACAAACCGAGGTGTGGTCTGGATCGTAGTGCATGTAAACTATGTTTGAGAGTTGTCAGGTCGGATCGTGAAGCTTTgctggccttgtccatcaaGATCCCAGGTGAAGAGGGCTTCTCTAAAGGTATTTAGCGCTGTTGCAATTAGTGTATCATATGTTTCCTGGGTATCGGACTGGAGATGATTATTAGCTTAATAAGATTGTTTATAAAAGCTAGGGTATCATAATGCTGTATccatataaaaaaagaattgccCTCCAGATCCAAGTAGGCGTAGCCCAAATTAAAGCCTTTCGTTTTCCTTCCGTGGTAATGCTTGTTATGTTGCATCCTCGCTCGTTTGCACCGTTACGTTTTCCCTTGCTTTGAGGTCGGGGATTGGCTGAGACGAGATAAATATCCTCAGAGATTTGTACGCTCGAGCTCGTGGAGGCGGCAGCACAGCTTGCTCGAATCGGTTTTGCATAGTCTCAAACGCATTGTCGTCGCTGTCGGATTCATCATCGTCCACCTCCTCCAAATCTACCTTACTGGGAGtggattttctctttttagCCTCTGCAGGAAGGTCGAATAGTTCGTTGTATTGATACCAGGTCCTCCCCTGTTCGCCGAGCGTCCTCTTGCACTGCTCTGCCACCGTAATCATCTTGCACACATCCGCGGGTCGCGCATGGAGCAATACTGCACGCGGATCTGATGTCTTGTCGAGGAGGTGAGAAGTAGCGCTGGAGACGCGCTTGCGGATCTGTGTAGACGATATAACTGAGAGGGCGAGGACATTGTGTTTCGTGGAAAGGTCTTTGAGGACGCCCTCGTGCGGGCCTATGAGGGTGGCATTGCCCTCGGTGCGAGGCTTctttgatgaagctgtcTGGCTGAAAGATTGCTGCTTTCGCTTCTTGGAGGCATTATCGGCTGACATGACGGAGTGTCTAGAGATGGACGATGGATGCGACGTTGTTGATATAAAGATCGAGATGCAAATTCAAGGATTACAGCTTTTGATCGAAATGTGGGCTTGGTGCTTAGTGCTACATGAGGCTACGCTAGCACTGTATCGGCACTAGCACAATGTGTCTGGGCATTAATCCGTTTCTGGCGCAGAGCCTCCGATTGAACCAATGGCTGTCTGTCTACGTTCTATGCAGTACTTTGTGTATGCGTGTGTGTGTTGCTGACAAGTGAATTAGAATGCAAATGACATACTGGCACTTATTACTTGCATATTAAAGCTACTCTGTGTTTTGTTCTCATCCAGGCCATACACGAAAATCCGAATCCCGCCATTGTCCCGCCATCTCGTTTGATTGAGCCAGTTCCGAAGGTAAGCCGACTGGCGGTCCAATGGCCTAAACCTTGTTCCTTTGTCCGGCAACTGGCGTGGACCGAGTTTGACCAGTCAAAACGGGCTCTGGCCCGCATGTTCCCAAGAGCCGCTAAAAGAGTGCCAAAACGCAGCCGTTCCCCAAATAGAAAGCCGGGCCTTGGGAGGATTGGTGGTGTGTGCATCTGGTGATAACTGATAAACTCTACTCTGGCCTGCCTTtgaggggggggaaagagGGTACGCTACGGGCGCATCGTAACGGGCCAAAATGTCAAGCTGTTTTACGGCATGGTACCATGTAGACGGAAACTAGAAAAAGGCAGTAAattgtctctctttctgaGCAGGTTTTTTTGAATGTCACTGATGGCCTTGACTAGACTTGTTTGATGATGGCCTGGTTGCGAATGGATGACGAGTTTGCCAGCTGTTGAGGTGGAGACTGTCAACGCAGTCCTGCGGCGGTTTTTGATACTAGGGGGAGTGGATATGAGCGAGTACGATCGGCCCACAGGTCGATGCAGGAGGATGAGTTGGATAGATGGGCCGTGTTAGCTAGTCAAGcttgaacaaaaagaagcctcGTAGAAGTTGCTAGACGGGGCTTTGGAATCGCAGTGGGTGTTGGTTTCAGCGTCTTCACATTGAGTGTCGACTGGTCAGATGATTCGCCAGACGACGTTGGATTTGTGTTGGAAAGATGTCGAGCAATCGATCTCGAATCCCGGAATCGAGGTTTCTACGCCGTGGATTGGTCAAAGGATTGAGCTGCATTAGAGACATCAATGCACTAACGGCATTAGCCCGACCCTCAACAGCAGCGACGCTTCGGTGGGTATTGTTTAGCAGAGAATACGACGCCCTGAACAAAGTACAGATACACAGTCAAGACAGTGTGCTGCCGCCTCGGGCTTGTGTAAGTGCCGTACATGTAGCCTGCCTGAGTGGAGCGGGCATAGCGTTGGGCTACGGGCCGCAGGCGATAGGCAGCTGTGCATTGACTTGAGAAGCATGAGCTATTAGGTACATGTAATGTTCGTAATGGTAGGTATTCAAACGAATTCATGAAAACAAAGGATTCGCCTCCAGTCAGCCGTTTTGCTCGTACAAGTACAGATGTGCTCTCACACTTCTCTTATACGGGTCTGGTCCCTTGTGCCGGTGTCTCTCGGCGCTAGACTTGGGTACCGGGCCGTGGCAGCCGTGTACTGCAGCGGTCATATTGATAGACACTGATGTTTTGTTATTGATTGTCAAGTGAATAACAACTCAACCGAACCCGCTTCAAGTGGCACCCGCTGATACAAGTCTGGTACTCTacaagcaaaaagaggctcTGAATCGCTGCCTGCCTTACTCcaccctccctcctcttttTGCATCCGCGGGGCTGTCAACatgtgagagagaaaagaaccACCAGTGGCGGCATACGCACCTGAGTCCCAAACGTCTACTgcggcagaaaaaaagacaggcGGCTGGCTGCCTGCGCAAGTAGGTGGTCCAATAAGTAAAACTGTctggaaacaaaaagccgCCAGCGAGTTCCCGGATCCCTGTCCCACGGGCAAACAAGAAAGCTTGGTTGGTGCTTTTCGTTGGTAGCAGTCTAGCGGCTTactgctcttctcctcggACCACTTCCCCGCTGGCATCGAACGAAGAGCTACAAGTATGGAGGTCACTGGTACCCTGGCCGGTCGTTTCTTTCAACGCTTCCTCCAGTCCTGTCTGTGTGCATCCACTTCACAAGGGACTTTGGCtcggctgctgcaggccgtGGAAGCGGAATTGCTTGCTGTCGTCCTGCTAGCGCTGCGTCTGGGCGTCGACGAATGGCTGCAGACTGGAAGTAGGCAGTACggggtagcagcagtagcagtgaTCCATATCTCTGTAGGTGGACAGGGAGATGATTGATACAAACGACGAGTCCGTCAAGATAAGACGCCTGTTGATTATCTACCCACCAATGCTCAAAGATCGGTAAAGCAATGGGACGATCTTATCAGCCACAGCACTCACGAGCCCATCCCATCTCGCAAGCGATAAGGTCCAGTCTTCTCGAACGTGTaccccaaggccaagatgcagtagccagcagctgcacggCACGAGTAAGTCTACTTGCCCGCATCTGTGGGGTACTTTGCGCCCCGGAGACGGAGGACGGAGCAAAAAGGGTCCCAGCGCACGGAACGCTGAGCTGGATGCTGCCAAAGTTCCTGTACTTGCGCCTGTACTTCCAGCGCCTTACGTTGCACCTTGAAGCAGCGGCATGTCGCAACCAGATCCACGCGAGTTGTGTGCTGTCCAAGTACCGCTACACGCGCATGGACCCCCCCTTGCAGC encodes:
- a CDS encoding uncharacterized protein (EggNog:ENOG41~TransMembrane:3 (o33-53i60-78o98-118i)) gives rise to the protein MSSQPLLQTAPGKRIALPTRVEPKVFFANERTFLSWLNFTVILGALAIGMLNFGDRVSFISAFLFTGVAMLTMIYALVTYHWRAKSIRVRGQAGFDDRFGPTFLAIILLLAVIVNFVLRIMDQSKKQKGNPAY
- a CDS encoding uncharacterized protein (EggNog:ENOG41), which produces MSADNASKKRKQQSFSQTASSKKPRTEGNATLIGPHEGVLKDLSTKHNVLALSVISSTQIRKRVSSATSHLLDKTSDPRAVLLHARPADVCKMITVAEQCKRTLGEQGRTWYQYNELFDLPAEAKKRKSTPSKVDLEEVDDDESDSDDNAFETMQNRFEQAVLPPPRARAYKSLRIFISSQPIPDLKARENVTVQTSEDAT
- a CDS encoding uncharacterized protein (EggNog:ENOG41), encoding MATPPVPFNRLKQIATDVCNNAIGSAEFYDHAKTEQWNSTIISSMLKALISEATPQGPNGAPLIQVCLQQHHCPAPGPHVRAEQVPRWHRHQVRGASCVDEHGSHRYGRQATCRQTRNAQRNWRILGREEGRHVDLQV